A section of the Xiphias gladius isolate SHS-SW01 ecotype Sanya breed wild chromosome 8, ASM1685928v1, whole genome shotgun sequence genome encodes:
- the rps13 gene encoding 40S ribosomal protein S13: MGRMHAPGKGLSQSALPYRRSVPTWLKLTSDDVKEQIFKLAKKGLTPSQIGVILRDSHGVAQVRFVTGNKILRILKSKGLAPDLPEDLYHLIKKAVAVRKHLERNRKDKDAKFRLILIESRIHRLARYYKTKRVLAPNWKYESSTASALVA; encoded by the exons ATGGGTCGCATGCACGCTCCCGG aaAGGGCTTGTCCCAGTCAGCTCTGCCTTACAGGCGCAGTGTTCCCACC TGGCTGAAGCTCACATCCGATGATGTCAAAGAGCAGATCTTCAAGCTGGCCAAAAAGGGTCTGACCCCCTCTCAGATTG GTGTGATTCTGAGGGACTCCCATGGTGTGGCCCAGGTACGTTTTGTCACTGGCAACAAGATCCTGAGGATCCTTAAGTCCAAGGGTCTGGCCCCTGACCTGCCTGAGGATCTCTACCACCTCATCAAGAAGGCTGTGGCAGTCAGGAAGCATctggagagaaacagaaag GACAAGGATGCCAAGTTCCGCCTGATTCTCATTGAGAGCAGGATCCACAGGCTGGCCCGTTATTACAAGACCAAGAGAGTACTGGCCCCCAACTGGAAGTA TGAGTCCTCTACAGCTTCTGCTCTGGTGGCATAA
- the ppp1r15b gene encoding protein phosphatase 1 regulatory subunit 15B has translation MATTVGADKGCERTAMERFGSGGMALLPWTKQMLSVMWEQLRLLVQVIYYTCMSVFQMFRFEVHVRITDETGQHIQHMSTAANPTESFLFSSLFDGDNGVMVGGNSPLSNFCADVGDPFTGKSTAEALLSSLRADDLCCGLVDDFVSRTAGKEEGIFLGHQSTWKMGFPGDWNIFVSSSDSSSSNEACHKSSEKVFKQETSEEERSSHWSSEEDQNVVEFDSEESKALWESLSKSSDPYNPFYFSACISTNANMGKSNSEARDSSDTDLMPVSKAREEMLGSRGLNIWVSRSDSESSWASSDGSSPDIDKDESERLWEFFSSPADPYNPMCFTACTVSSTSLQTTTTTVSKERASLPVPLSKSDTDTEEKESSFPPSSEEDEEEQLWKSLFQKDDPYHPLNFQACLQTSPTAAALPSEEDPDALDVQHTRNPPTKGKNCEKGAKTPRKSRATKPSLPERRLKHHSHPDKTLVPWKRPGQIPQSPPDEARESKASTTQKKVRFSPLVKVHVMRTWPFARQASRKGHWEEMARDRDRFRRRIQEAEQTIGHCFTRPHREKIRAYLDGALK, from the exons ATGGCCACGACTGTCGGTGCCGATAAGGGTTGCGAACGAACGGCGATGGAGAGGTTCGGTAGCGGAGGAATGGCGCTTCTGCCTTGGACGAAACAGATGCTCTCCGTGATGTGGGAACAGCTTCGGCTGCTGGTTCAGGTCATCTATTACACCTGTATGTCGG ttttccagaTGTTCAGGTTTGAGGTCCACGTGAGAATCACTGACGAGACGGGCCAGCACATCCAGCACATGAGCACGGCAGCAAACCCGACCGAATCATTCCTGTTCTCCTCGTTGTTTGACGGAGACAACGGAGTCATGGTCGGCGGTAACAGCCCCCTCTCTAACTTCTGCGCTGACGTTGGCGACCCCTTTACCGGGAAATCCACTGCCGAGGCCCTGCTGTCCAGTTTGCGTGCTGACGACCTGTGCTGCGGACTGGTGGACGATTTTGTGTCCAGAACAGCTGGGAAAGAAGAGGGCATCTTTCTCGGACACCAATCCACCTGGAAAATGGGCTTCCCTGGTGATTGGAACATCTTTGTGTCGAGCAGCGACAGCTCTAGTTCAAACGAGGCTTGCCATAAAAGTAGCGAGAAAGTCTTCAAACAGGAAACctcagaagaggagagaagctCTCACTGGAGTAGCGAGGAAGACCAGAACGTAGTAGAATTTGACAGTGAGGAAAGTAAGGCGCTTTGGGAGTCTCTGTCAAAATCTAGTGATCCTTACAACCCCTTCTATTTCTCTGCGTGTATTTCAACAAACGCAAACATGGGAAAAAGTAATAGCGAAGCAAGGGACAGCAGTGATACTGACCTTATGCCAGTGAGCAAGGCCAGGGAGGAGATGTTGGGGTCTCGAGGCCTGAACATCTGGGTCAGTCGCTCCGACAGCGAGAGCAGCTGGGCCAGTTCGGACGGCTCAAGCCCCGACATTGACAAGGATGAGAGTGAGAGGCTTTGGGAGTTCTTCAGCAGTCCGGCAGACCCCTACAATCCCATGTGCTTTACTGCGTGCACGGTCAGCAGCACGTCCCTtcaaaccaccaccaccacagtcTCTAAAGAACGGGCCTCACTTCCTGTACCCCTCTCCAagtcagacacagacactgaggAGAAGGAAAGCAGCTTTCCTCCTTCAtctgaggaggatgaagaagagcaGCTGTGGAAATCTCTCTTCCAGAAAGATGACCCGTACCACCCTCTCAACTTTCAGGCCTGCCTCCAGACCTccccaacagcagcagcactcccGTCTGAGGAAGACCCAGACGCCCTTGATGTCCAGCACACGAGAAATCCACCCACGAAGGGCAAGAATTGTGAAAAGGGGGCAAAAACACCCCGAAAATCCAGAGCAACCAAGCCCTCTCTGCCAGAGAGGCGGTTGAAGCATCACTCCCATCCAGACAAAACACTGGTGCCCTGGAAAAGACCTGGGCAAATACCTCAGTCGCCTCCAGATGAGGCGAGGGAAAGCAAGGCCAGCACCACCCAGAAAAAG GTGCGATTCTCTCCTCTCGTCAAAGTCCATGTCATGCGGACCTGGCCGTTTGCTCGACAGGCGTCTCGTAAGGGACACTGGGAGGAAATGGCGCGAGACCGGGACCGCTTCCGGAGGCGGATCCAGGAAGCAGAGCAGACCATCGGCCACTGCTTCACTCGGCCCCACAGAGAGAAGATCCGGGCGTACCTGGACGGTgccttgaaataa